One window of the Shewanella khirikhana genome contains the following:
- the ribA gene encoding GTP cyclohydrolase II, which translates to MSIKYVATSKLPTPWGVFAMHGFEDTQTGKEHVALTFGELSGDEPVLGRIHSECLTGDALFSLRCDCGFQLQTALQRIAETGRGFILYLRQEGRGIGLLNKIRAYELQDKGANTVEANEKLGFAADMRKYDMIAPMLEHLGVSRVRLMTNNPRKVKAMQDVGMDVVERVPLQVGKNRYNEAYLKTKSDQLGHMMSEVHFSADHQD; encoded by the coding sequence ATGTCGATAAAGTATGTCGCCACCTCCAAGTTGCCTACGCCCTGGGGCGTTTTTGCCATGCACGGTTTTGAAGATACCCAAACCGGTAAAGAGCATGTGGCGCTGACCTTTGGCGAACTCAGTGGTGACGAGCCTGTGCTGGGCCGGATCCATTCCGAGTGTTTAACCGGTGACGCCCTGTTCAGCCTTCGTTGTGACTGTGGTTTCCAGCTGCAAACGGCACTGCAGCGCATTGCCGAAACCGGCCGTGGTTTTATTCTGTACCTGCGCCAGGAAGGCCGCGGCATTGGTCTGCTGAATAAGATCCGTGCCTATGAGCTGCAGGACAAGGGCGCCAATACAGTAGAAGCCAATGAAAAGCTGGGCTTTGCCGCCGATATGCGCAAATACGATATGATTGCCCCCATGCTGGAACATCTTGGCGTGTCGCGGGTACGGCTGATGACCAACAACCCCCGCAAGGTGAAAGCCATGCAGGATGTGGGTATGGATGTAGTAGAGCGGGTGCCGCTGCAGGTGGGTAAAAACCGCTACAACGAAGCCTATCTGAAAACCAAATCCGACCAACTGGGGCATATGATGTCCGAAGTGCATTTCAGCGCTGATCACCAGGACTGA
- a CDS encoding VF530 family DNA-binding protein — MSSPTSSQPNNPLHGVTLQVMLETLVKELGWPRLADEIRIRCFANDPSVKSSLTFLRRTPWARAKVESLYLCREVSKAKAREARKAADKAAKAPGTVHAKSAAKAAKPTRAAVRIDNPKKPPTPGAKAAPKPKKPSQNTLSLKKKTEDDAATAAAPVNANVWGKASKD, encoded by the coding sequence ATGTCTTCACCCACGTCTTCACAGCCCAATAATCCCCTCCACGGTGTCACCCTTCAGGTGATGCTGGAAACCCTGGTGAAAGAGCTTGGATGGCCACGCCTTGCCGATGAAATTCGTATTCGCTGCTTTGCCAATGATCCCTCGGTCAAATCCAGCCTGACCTTTTTGCGCCGCACCCCCTGGGCCCGCGCTAAAGTCGAATCGCTGTACCTTTGCCGTGAAGTCAGTAAAGCCAAGGCCAGAGAAGCCCGCAAAGCGGCCGACAAAGCAGCAAAAGCTCCTGGCACTGTACATGCCAAAAGCGCAGCTAAAGCAGCAAAACCGACCAGGGCAGCAGTCAGAATAGACAACCCCAAGAAGCCACCCACCCCTGGCGCGAAGGCCGCGCCAAAGCCGAAGAAGCCCTCGCAAAACACCTTGAGTTTAAAAAAGAAAACTGAGGATGATGCCGCCACAGCCGCGGCTCCCGTCAATGCCAATGTGTGGGGCAAGGCGTCAAAGGACTGA
- a CDS encoding carbon starvation protein A, giving the protein MTWFLLCVGLLLAGYFIYGTFVEKVFGINATRQTPAFTQTDGVDYVPMSKGKVYLIQLLNIAGVGPIFGPILGALYGPAAMLWIVVGCIFAGAVHDYFSGMLSVRNGGQSVPNLAGKYLGKSAKHFMNVFATILLLLVGVVFISAPAGLLGKLTGLSVTLFVGIIFVYYLIATIVPVDKIIGRLYPFFGALLLFMSVGLTIALIVSSEHSLLPGVTASDFLTNLNPNDMPLWPALFITIACGAISGFHATQSPLMARCMENESNGRFVFYGAMIGEGIIALIWCAIALSFFGGVEGLATGMAGNPANVVYEASTGLLGAVGGFMAVLGVIILPITSGDTAFRSARLILAEFFNLPQTALPKRLMLAIPLFIIGGILTQVDFGVIWRYFGVANQATAVLMLWTASAYLLRHNKLHWICTIPAMFMTTVVVSFLLNSSTLGAGLPMTLSTVVGVVTAFVVATLLIIKTKGKAVELAEEA; this is encoded by the coding sequence ATGACCTGGTTCCTGCTTTGTGTCGGCTTGCTGCTGGCCGGCTACTTCATCTACGGCACCTTCGTTGAGAAGGTGTTTGGGATCAATGCCACCCGGCAAACGCCGGCCTTCACTCAAACCGATGGCGTGGACTATGTGCCCATGTCAAAGGGCAAGGTGTATCTTATTCAACTGCTGAACATTGCCGGTGTCGGCCCGATTTTCGGCCCCATCCTCGGCGCCCTGTATGGCCCTGCCGCCATGCTGTGGATTGTGGTGGGCTGTATTTTTGCCGGTGCTGTGCACGATTACTTCTCGGGCATGTTGTCGGTACGCAACGGCGGTCAGTCGGTTCCCAACCTCGCCGGTAAGTACCTTGGCAAGAGCGCCAAACACTTTATGAACGTGTTCGCCACCATATTGCTGCTGCTTGTGGGCGTGGTGTTTATTTCGGCCCCTGCCGGACTGCTGGGTAAACTCACAGGCCTCAGTGTCACCCTGTTTGTGGGCATCATCTTCGTTTACTACCTGATTGCCACTATCGTTCCGGTCGACAAAATTATCGGTCGTCTCTACCCCTTCTTCGGCGCCCTGCTGCTGTTTATGTCTGTGGGTCTGACCATTGCACTGATTGTATCGTCCGAACACAGCCTGCTGCCCGGAGTGACCGCCAGTGACTTCCTGACCAACCTGAACCCCAACGACATGCCGCTGTGGCCTGCGCTGTTCATCACCATCGCCTGTGGTGCCATCTCCGGCTTCCACGCCACTCAGTCACCGCTGATGGCCCGCTGCATGGAAAACGAGTCAAACGGCCGTTTTGTGTTCTACGGCGCCATGATTGGTGAAGGTATTATCGCCCTTATCTGGTGTGCCATCGCCCTGTCGTTCTTCGGCGGTGTAGAAGGTCTGGCAACCGGCATGGCTGGTAACCCTGCCAACGTGGTGTATGAAGCCTCAACCGGCCTGCTTGGCGCTGTGGGTGGCTTTATGGCCGTGCTGGGTGTGATTATTCTGCCTATCACCTCAGGCGATACTGCATTCCGCTCTGCGCGTCTTATCCTGGCTGAGTTCTTCAATCTGCCGCAAACCGCGCTGCCCAAGCGCCTGATGCTGGCCATTCCGCTGTTTATCATCGGCGGCATCCTGACTCAGGTCGACTTCGGCGTGATTTGGCGCTACTTCGGTGTCGCCAACCAGGCAACTGCGGTGCTTATGCTGTGGACCGCATCAGCCTACCTGCTGCGCCACAACAAACTGCACTGGATTTGCACCATCCCCGCCATGTTTATGACCACAGTGGTAGTGAGCTTCCTGCTGAACTCTTCTACTCTGGGCGCTGGCTTGCCAATGACCCTGTCGACCGTGGTGGGCGTGGTAACGGCCTTCGTGGTGGCGACTCTGCTTATCATCAAAACCAAAGGCAAGGCGGTGGAGCTGGCTGAAGAAGCTTAA